GCTAAACCTGTTGTTTGCATACTGAAATCCGTTAAATATTGATGTTTGTGAAAAAATGCGCGAACTCCGCATGAAGCCTTATTAAATAAAGATATAGCGGGAGAGTAGCAGACCCCAGAGGAAAAGTGAATATCATGAATCACCTTGAAAATAATAAAAAATATGACAATGAAGTGAAAAATGAGGTTGTGTCATTTGCTGATCTCAGGTAATTCTCGATTAATTTTGGGGGAAAATGTTTTAACTTGTCAGGACCTGTTCATGTCTGGAGTGTATGCGTGAAGTTGATTGAGACGGAATTTCCCGGACTTGTGGTTGTAGAACCCAAGGTTTTCCGGGACAGGCGGGGTTTTTTTCTGGAAAGCTTTAACAAGAAGATTTTTGCAGAAAATGGATTGCCTACTGATTTTGTTCAAGATAATCATGCATATTCATCTGGCGTAGGCGTCATCCGCGGTCTTCACTTACAGAAGCCCCCGCATGCTCAGGCAAAGCTTGTCTGGGTTACCAGGGGAGCAGTCAACGATGTTGTGGTTGACTTGCGGAAGGGATCTCCGACTTATCAGAGATCGTTCAAAATTGAACTATCTGCGGATAATTTCCTTAGACTGTTCATTCCCAAGGGATTCGCACATGGATATGAGACCCTGACCGATG
The window above is part of the Marinifilum sp. JC120 genome. Proteins encoded here:
- the rfbC gene encoding dTDP-4-dehydrorhamnose 3,5-epimerase, whose translation is MKLIETEFPGLVVVEPKVFRDRRGFFLESFNKKIFAENGLPTDFVQDNHAYSSGVGVIRGLHLQKPPHAQAKLVWVTRGAVNDVVVDLRKGSPTYQRSFKIELSADNFLRLFIPKGFAHGYETLTDENEFMYKVDSGYSPGSEAGIKWDDPELGIDWKAENPVLSDKDRELPLLAEFDSPFEF